A genomic stretch from Shewanella sediminis HAW-EB3 includes:
- a CDS encoding GGDEF domain-containing protein has product MSLYNLFRSSLFQIGFPLALAIQLCLSQEQIFTLLASYHELVNVVPYILFALVILLSQPFNQGSTGLVSLLMILSYYVIQNSLIVPLEDMNRVIFVLLATLLPINLLLIHALPDKRILSRFGITFSLFILLQLVWLSILMQNLSATDVNWLWQSFLKPLPTLSPSPLIIILLSFFITIFSALILLFRGHNSDQAVYITLLFTSVMFLSFNQALMPALTASMAAILLLISIINSSHELAFIDQLTEVPGRRSLEIEIKHLSGLYTIAMIDIDHFKHFNDTFGHRTGDEVLRLVAQLMNQNKGRGRIFRYGGEEFTIIFKGKNANQCMPYLNSLRTRVAEYDLKIRDHTSRPVMGVGLKAEMEKANNESVNITISIGVADSVSETIPENVMKAADKALYRAKNGGRNRVTNLRFA; this is encoded by the coding sequence ATGTCACTTTACAATTTATTTAGAAGTTCACTCTTCCAAATTGGATTCCCGTTAGCCCTAGCTATTCAACTGTGTCTATCACAGGAACAGATATTTACTCTGCTGGCCTCTTATCATGAGTTGGTTAATGTCGTTCCCTATATACTATTTGCACTGGTTATTCTCTTGAGTCAGCCATTCAACCAGGGCAGTACAGGTTTAGTTTCACTATTAATGATACTCAGTTACTATGTAATCCAAAATTCGTTGATCGTGCCGCTGGAAGATATGAACAGAGTCATATTTGTATTATTAGCGACTCTATTACCGATAAACTTACTTTTAATCCATGCTTTACCGGATAAGCGAATACTCTCCAGGTTTGGGATCACTTTTTCACTTTTTATCCTGTTACAGCTAGTCTGGTTATCTATTCTAATGCAAAATCTATCGGCAACTGATGTTAACTGGTTGTGGCAATCATTTCTAAAACCATTACCAACATTATCACCTTCCCCCTTAATTATCATATTATTATCTTTCTTTATAACGATTTTCAGCGCCCTGATACTCTTATTCAGAGGTCACAACTCAGATCAAGCTGTCTATATCACTCTGCTATTTACAAGCGTTATGTTTTTATCATTTAATCAAGCCCTGATGCCTGCCTTGACCGCCTCAATGGCTGCAATACTATTACTAATATCGATTATTAATTCGAGCCACGAACTTGCTTTTATTGATCAATTAACAGAGGTACCGGGGCGACGCTCCCTCGAAATTGAGATAAAGCATCTATCCGGCTTATACACTATAGCCATGATAGATATCGATCACTTCAAACATTTCAATGACACATTTGGCCACAGAACAGGAGATGAAGTACTGCGTTTGGTCGCACAATTAATGAATCAAAATAAGGGAAGGGGTAGGATTTTTCGCTACGGCGGTGAGGAGTTCACCATTATATTCAAGGGCAAAAATGCTAATCAATGTATGCCATACCTCAATAGCCTAAGAACCAGAGTCGCAGAATATGACCTTAAGATCCGCGACCACACCTCTCGTCCGGTAATGGGCGTAGGTCTCAAAGCTGAAATGGAAAAAGCCAATAATGAATCTGTAAATATCACCATCAGCATAGGTGTAGCGGATAGCGTCTCGGAAACCATACCGGAAAATGTTATGAAAGCGGCTGACAAAGCATTATATCGAGCTAAGAACGGTGGTCGAAACAGAGTAACAAACTTGAGATTTGCTTAG
- a CDS encoding GtrA family protein, translating to MRKILLEGSRFFWAGVLTTVIYFGIAMFLIDVIGFNLGFSTIIAFSICLVISYVLHSGWSFKVEYSLNRFIRFTLAAILNLAVLLGISVLAESLHISNLKSVLLTCTLIPLASYLLNKIWVFR from the coding sequence ATGAGGAAGATATTACTAGAGGGGAGCAGGTTTTTTTGGGCGGGAGTACTAACTACTGTCATCTATTTTGGGATAGCAATGTTTTTGATTGATGTCATCGGTTTTAACCTAGGATTTAGCACTATTATAGCCTTTAGTATTTGTCTCGTTATCTCCTATGTTTTACATTCTGGATGGAGCTTTAAGGTAGAATATAGTTTGAATCGGTTCATTCGTTTCACTTTAGCTGCGATACTAAATTTGGCAGTTTTGCTGGGGATCAGCGTTCTTGCTGAATCACTTCATATCTCTAACCTGAAGAGTGTTTTACTTACATGCACCCTTATTCCACTAGCTAGTTATTTGCTAAATAAGATATGGGTTTTCAGGTAA
- a CDS encoding glycosyltransferase family 2 protein, whose product MQKISFIAPCYNEEENISEFYKRVKSVAREFDDFEFEFVIVNDGSHDESETILDKLADIEPRLVVIHLAQNMGHQTALFAGIEAADGDINITLDIDLQDPPEMLAKFLEKIEQGYEIVHAQRSVRNGETVFKILTAKFFYKFIKLVSKLDLIDNSGDFRAFTKPVRIIISQFREKHKFLRGLFVLVGFAQTSIKYERHERLAGETKYTLAKMIRLAVDATLNFSHFPIHLMFVVSSLMWSLSLLYLFAAVLAKFVFGTAIQGWTSIVFLQVFFAGVLLFFIALLGAYIGRIYEQGQDRPLYWIRKVRNYKGDK is encoded by the coding sequence ATGCAAAAAATAAGCTTTATAGCCCCATGTTATAACGAAGAAGAAAATATTTCCGAGTTTTACAAAAGGGTTAAGTCAGTGGCCAGAGAGTTTGATGATTTTGAGTTTGAGTTTGTTATCGTTAACGATGGAAGTCATGACGAGAGTGAAACGATTCTGGATAAGTTGGCAGACATAGAACCTAGATTAGTGGTTATTCATCTTGCACAAAATATGGGACATCAAACGGCACTTTTTGCAGGGATTGAAGCAGCAGATGGTGATATTAATATAACGTTGGATATCGACCTTCAAGACCCTCCTGAGATGCTAGCAAAATTTTTAGAGAAAATAGAGCAAGGATATGAAATAGTCCATGCTCAAAGGAGTGTCCGAAACGGGGAAACAGTATTCAAAATATTAACCGCGAAATTTTTTTATAAGTTTATAAAACTGGTATCAAAGCTCGATTTGATAGACAATAGTGGCGATTTTCGTGCATTTACAAAGCCAGTGAGGATCATTATTTCCCAGTTTAGAGAGAAACACAAATTTCTCCGTGGGCTATTTGTTCTGGTAGGGTTTGCACAAACTAGTATAAAGTACGAGCGCCATGAAAGGTTGGCTGGTGAGACTAAATACACCTTAGCTAAAATGATAAGGTTGGCTGTTGATGCGACACTAAATTTTTCGCATTTTCCTATACACCTGATGTTTGTGGTTTCAAGTTTAATGTGGTCACTTAGTCTTCTATATTTATTCGCGGCTGTCTTAGCAAAGTTTGTGTTCGGAACTGCTATTCAAGGTTGGACATCAATTGTTTTCCTTCAGGTTTTTTTTGCTGGAGTTCTACTATTTTTTATTGCCTTGTTAGGGGCTTATATTGGACGTATTTATGAGCAGGGGCAGGATCGGCCATTGTATTGGATAAGAAAAGTAAGGAACTATAAGGGAGATAAATAG
- a CDS encoding class I SAM-dependent methyltransferase encodes MEERAYYEMAKLQDEHWWFKGRRDIIELYLSKLNLPKNIDILEVGCGTGGNLKMLSKYGNLRAFELNDFSRKYASSISGICVENGWLPNNIPVQNSRFNLICMFDVLEHIENDRNSIAILKEYLSVEGKLVLTVPAFKFLFGKHDSKMHHFRRYDEDGLSLLMQQGGFEVEYISYFNTYLFPLAIISRLMDFFSKADDSLGSKKPHRCLNSVLYRIFRSELNVLENKKMPFGLSIICVGTVKQ; translated from the coding sequence ATGGAGGAACGTGCATACTATGAAATGGCAAAACTGCAGGATGAGCATTGGTGGTTTAAAGGTCGCAGGGACATAATAGAACTATACTTATCCAAGCTTAATCTGCCAAAAAATATAGACATTCTCGAAGTAGGTTGTGGAACCGGTGGGAATTTAAAAATGCTCAGTAAGTATGGAAACCTAAGAGCGTTTGAGTTAAATGATTTTTCAAGAAAATATGCTAGTTCGATTAGTGGTATATGTGTTGAAAACGGTTGGTTGCCAAACAATATTCCAGTTCAAAATAGTCGATTTAATTTAATCTGTATGTTTGATGTGTTAGAGCATATCGAAAATGATAGGAATTCAATAGCGATATTGAAGGAATATTTATCTGTTGAAGGTAAACTAGTCTTGACAGTTCCGGCTTTTAAGTTCCTGTTTGGCAAGCATGATTCAAAAATGCATCACTTTAGACGTTATGATGAAGATGGATTATCTTTATTAATGCAACAGGGAGGGTTTGAGGTTGAATATATTTCATATTTTAATACATATCTATTCCCTCTAGCCATTATTTCAAGATTGATGGATTTTTTTAGTAAGGCTGATGACTCACTTGGAAGTAAAAAACCTCACAGGTGCTTGAATTCTGTTTTATATAGAATATTTAGGTCGGAGCTTAATGTATTAGAAAATAAAAAAATGCCATTTGGGCTATCAATTATCTGCGTTGGAACGGTTAAGCAGTAG
- a CDS encoding secondary thiamine-phosphate synthase enzyme YjbQ: MWFQKEVSLKARRRGFYLISDEICDAIPEINQLSVGLVHILLQHTSAALTLNENADPSVREDFERFFNRLAPENEHYYTHTYEGPDDMPAHLKSSLLGCELTLPITNGKLNLGTWQGIYLCEPRDRAGSRRVVVTIQGE; the protein is encoded by the coding sequence ATGTGGTTCCAAAAAGAAGTCAGCCTCAAAGCAAGACGACGAGGTTTTTACCTTATTAGCGATGAAATTTGTGATGCTATACCTGAGATTAACCAGCTAAGCGTTGGGCTGGTTCATATTCTGCTTCAGCATACCTCAGCCGCACTGACCTTAAACGAGAATGCAGATCCAAGTGTCAGAGAGGATTTCGAGCGATTCTTCAATCGATTGGCGCCTGAAAATGAGCACTATTACACACATACCTATGAAGGTCCGGATGACATGCCAGCCCACCTTAAATCATCACTGCTTGGCTGTGAACTCACTCTGCCAATCACCAATGGCAAGTTAAACCTTGGGACCTGGCAAGGGATATATCTATGTGAGCCCAGAGACAGGGCCGGTAGTCGAAGAGTTGTTGTGACGATACAGGGCGAATAA
- a CDS encoding transporter substrate-binding domain-containing protein: MSKIPLMIVIYTCFAISTAQVRADSRVITLWNYYLSPPFQISGDEGLAFDFVNLLNDEFRGRFVFRLDSLPRARLNKYLAEQKQGLVLFVNWRWMGDGAEANYLWTPPLWQDRNEVISSIENKVVFDGPESLKGLTLVAVRGRKYKSLEPLFARSEITRFNVNREEQALALLLKSRGDLTIQPRSVVMFLLNELNLQNKIYLSPTPFFSFTRHIMLTPGLIELHPELSEFVLQLDTNVRWQNILQKYDLVEETE, from the coding sequence ATGTCAAAAATTCCTTTGATGATTGTCATTTATACCTGTTTTGCTATCTCTACTGCACAAGTACGGGCCGACTCACGAGTCATTACGCTATGGAATTACTATCTTTCACCTCCTTTCCAAATCTCCGGGGATGAAGGTCTTGCTTTTGATTTTGTTAATCTGTTGAACGATGAATTTAGAGGCAGATTTGTATTCAGGTTGGATTCACTTCCAAGAGCCAGATTGAATAAGTATTTAGCAGAACAAAAACAAGGGCTTGTTCTCTTTGTTAATTGGCGGTGGATGGGAGATGGTGCAGAGGCTAATTATTTGTGGACGCCCCCGTTGTGGCAAGATAGAAATGAAGTTATCTCCTCAATAGAAAATAAAGTCGTATTTGACGGACCTGAATCATTAAAGGGCCTGACGCTAGTCGCCGTCAGGGGCAGAAAGTATAAGTCACTCGAACCACTCTTTGCGAGAAGTGAGATCACACGTTTCAATGTAAACAGGGAGGAACAGGCACTGGCTTTGTTACTTAAAAGTCGTGGAGATCTAACAATTCAACCCAGAAGTGTAGTTATGTTTTTGCTTAATGAATTGAATTTACAAAATAAAATTTACTTGTCACCAACTCCATTCTTCTCTTTTACCAGGCATATCATGCTGACACCGGGTCTTATTGAGCTTCATCCGGAATTGTCTGAGTTTGTTCTTCAACTAGATACCAATGTCAGATGGCAAAATATTTTACAGAAATATGATTTAGTGGAAGAAACCGAATAA
- a CDS encoding flagellin, whose product MKLPGTESSTLSYIDRFEKKREEEAEKLSSGLKINRASDDPAGLQIANRLTSSINASDQRATNARDQQSIYNTQAGQLSSITDSLQRANELSIQAGNPLNDSGAIQAELDQLTEEINVIAESALGQANFISGLDASDPSASQTIVSDASATIDQTASDIGAQSNGLDSRINNYQVSSINTSEARSRIQDTDYAETSSEQIKAELQLKIAVLTKKDEEERKGLLFNQFV is encoded by the coding sequence ATGAAGCTACCAGGCACTGAATCATCAACACTAAGCTACATAGATCGCTTCGAGAAAAAACGAGAGGAGGAAGCCGAAAAGCTCAGCTCGGGCCTTAAGATTAACAGAGCTTCCGATGATCCCGCAGGCTTGCAGATAGCTAATCGATTAACTTCCAGTATTAACGCATCGGATCAACGTGCAACGAATGCCAGAGATCAACAGAGCATCTATAATACGCAGGCTGGTCAGCTTTCATCTATTACGGATAGCCTGCAGCGAGCAAATGAATTATCGATACAGGCCGGAAACCCGCTCAATGACAGCGGTGCAATTCAGGCTGAACTGGATCAACTGACGGAGGAGATCAACGTTATCGCAGAGAGCGCACTGGGACAGGCCAATTTTATTTCTGGCCTCGACGCCTCAGACCCTTCAGCTTCTCAGACAATAGTATCGGACGCCAGTGCCACCATAGATCAAACTGCCAGCGATATTGGCGCTCAAAGCAATGGCTTAGATAGCCGCATCAATAACTATCAAGTGAGTAGCATTAATACATCAGAAGCCCGCTCCCGTATTCAAGATACCGATTATGCAGAAACATCTTCAGAGCAAATTAAAGCCGAGCTACAACTTAAAATTGCCGTGTTAACAAAGAAAGATGAAGAGGAACGCAAAGGTTTACTCTTTAACCAGTTTGTCTGA
- a CDS encoding DEAD/DEAH box helicase, translated as MVQLEEYFSQSAIFHGMQLLLAGLLVKSEQSGLIIRAEFKSDDVNAASTKNSTQKPSSRGAARSISSIYTALDWSAGPVVASTHSHCTCHNEEDKACKHLAAIAIEHVAKQHPITPYASDKKRPDTAKRLLRTELNQRFDPYPNMARHRIIYLLSDNQDGLHLSVHKGYLSKTGIYSIKSSLGLDVFTKSVLPKFVTQADRYLLDKLSLLIEQCSEKEKGKQRDAVSVNLSELTGLDFIRHLVSTQRCFWENCSNPALKIEQHYHQDFLDPAPFIEIDAASYLDLASMSLLLTSDPFSMPDINPDAEFDWQPQLRVTRHHVEYPWDDTHALSLDLANFSLVNGEVVYSLSEVFDYAQEVPHCLNLAAEWNIQLSELPLLTSVFESPVWQGFPLGCRLLPSVLSEQMIALYRLSLAGWCIEFDMKNRFSIVKAQRWYGEVAQDSGSKNWFDLEIGVEVNGQKINLLPYLVKAIRLGLVENIEDQDTILMELDSGERLALPVDRVKQILAVLVELYEARPLSDDELLTLPMHQMTRLAELSSPIKSQQKQWHWQGSTWLNNKAQQLYSYLDSQDHNDFFVSQPVGLNAKLREYQQQGLNWLQFLQNQSFAGILADDMGLGKTIQTLASILLDKESGRLTKPCLVVAPTSLLANWLHEAQTFTPTLNALLWSGPRRHKLESQVESTDLLITSYGTLQQDSQFWADKHFHLIVLDEAQTIKNVRSRIAKVVASLSSTHKLCLTGTPLENHLGELWSLFNFLMPGFLGTYAQFQRLYQFPIEKDQDDERRLALVKRISPFMLRRMKSDVATELPEKTIINEYISLTQEQGDLYETIRLTMSEEVQKAVMLSGIKRNRLAISNALLKLRQVCCHPQLLKLSHSHISQTEGVTASNDESFQSDDVTSFTQESVEQGLTEFATGSGKLNWLADKLPSMLAEGRRILIFSSFTSMLTLIGELLEQLAVTYVELTGKSRDRASLVKRFQQHEVPVFLISLKAGGAGLNLTAADVVIHMDPWWNPAAEQQASDRAHRIGQDKSVFVYKLICKDTVEERIQLLQESKQSLAQSIYQQEGASVTEMSGDDWLELLKPITIDES; from the coding sequence TTGGTACAGCTAGAAGAGTATTTTAGTCAGTCTGCAATATTTCATGGTATGCAGCTGTTGTTGGCAGGGCTGTTAGTTAAGAGCGAACAATCAGGTTTGATTATTCGCGCCGAGTTTAAGTCCGACGACGTGAATGCAGCCAGTACTAAAAACAGTACTCAAAAGCCATCGAGTCGGGGGGCGGCCAGGAGCATTAGCTCTATCTATACAGCGCTCGATTGGTCGGCAGGTCCCGTTGTTGCATCGACCCACTCTCACTGCACTTGTCATAATGAAGAGGATAAGGCTTGTAAACATCTGGCCGCCATTGCAATCGAGCATGTCGCGAAACAACACCCGATAACTCCTTACGCCAGCGATAAAAAAAGACCCGATACGGCAAAAAGGCTGCTAAGGACAGAGCTAAATCAACGCTTCGATCCCTATCCCAATATGGCTCGTCACCGGATCATCTATCTCTTGTCAGATAACCAAGATGGATTACATCTGTCTGTACATAAAGGTTACCTGAGTAAAACCGGCATTTATTCGATTAAGAGCTCCCTGGGGTTAGACGTGTTCACGAAAAGTGTATTGCCTAAGTTTGTCACTCAGGCAGACAGATATTTACTTGATAAGCTATCTCTCTTGATTGAGCAGTGCAGTGAAAAGGAAAAAGGAAAACAACGAGACGCCGTTTCAGTCAACCTGAGCGAACTGACGGGGCTCGACTTTATTCGGCATCTGGTTTCGACTCAACGGTGTTTTTGGGAAAACTGTTCAAACCCGGCATTAAAAATTGAGCAACACTACCATCAAGATTTTCTGGATCCGGCACCATTTATTGAGATCGATGCAGCTAGCTACCTTGATCTTGCAAGCATGAGCCTGCTCCTCACCTCCGACCCTTTTTCGATGCCGGATATTAACCCCGATGCCGAGTTTGATTGGCAACCACAGTTGAGAGTTACCCGGCATCATGTGGAATACCCTTGGGATGATACGCATGCATTGTCACTGGACCTTGCTAACTTCTCGCTAGTTAATGGTGAGGTAGTTTACTCATTGAGTGAGGTTTTTGATTACGCTCAAGAAGTACCGCACTGTTTAAATTTAGCCGCAGAATGGAACATCCAACTGTCAGAACTGCCATTATTAACTTCGGTGTTTGAATCTCCCGTGTGGCAGGGATTCCCCCTTGGTTGTCGTCTGCTACCCAGTGTATTGAGTGAGCAGATGATAGCCCTCTACCGGTTATCGTTAGCGGGGTGGTGCATTGAATTTGATATGAAGAACCGATTCAGCATTGTAAAAGCTCAACGTTGGTACGGTGAAGTTGCTCAGGATTCTGGTAGTAAGAATTGGTTTGACCTCGAGATAGGTGTCGAAGTTAATGGCCAAAAAATCAATCTGTTGCCTTATCTTGTCAAAGCGATTCGCTTGGGGCTTGTCGAAAATATTGAAGATCAAGATACCATTTTAATGGAGCTCGATAGTGGCGAGCGACTCGCCTTACCTGTAGATAGAGTCAAACAGATATTAGCCGTACTGGTCGAATTATATGAAGCAAGGCCACTGTCTGATGACGAATTGCTGACACTTCCCATGCACCAGATGACAAGGCTCGCCGAGCTATCTTCACCGATAAAGAGCCAGCAGAAACAGTGGCATTGGCAGGGGAGCACCTGGTTAAATAATAAAGCACAGCAGCTTTACTCATATTTAGATAGTCAGGATCACAATGATTTTTTTGTGTCTCAACCCGTTGGTTTAAATGCCAAATTGAGAGAGTATCAACAGCAAGGTTTGAATTGGTTACAGTTTTTGCAAAACCAGTCTTTCGCCGGGATCCTGGCCGATGATATGGGGCTTGGAAAGACCATTCAGACTCTGGCGAGCATTTTACTCGATAAAGAGTCCGGACGACTAACTAAGCCTTGTTTAGTGGTTGCTCCGACGAGTTTATTAGCAAATTGGTTGCATGAGGCGCAGACATTTACTCCAACGCTTAATGCACTCCTGTGGTCGGGTCCCAGACGTCACAAGCTGGAGTCACAAGTTGAATCGACCGACCTATTAATAACAAGTTACGGTACCCTACAGCAGGACTCACAATTTTGGGCCGATAAACACTTTCATCTGATTGTTTTGGATGAAGCACAAACCATTAAGAATGTTCGTAGTCGTATTGCCAAGGTGGTGGCGAGTTTATCGTCCACGCACAAACTGTGCTTAACGGGAACGCCACTGGAAAACCATTTAGGCGAATTGTGGTCCCTGTTCAATTTTTTGATGCCAGGTTTTTTGGGAACCTATGCGCAGTTTCAGCGTTTGTATCAATTCCCGATAGAAAAAGATCAAGATGATGAAAGGCGTCTAGCTTTAGTTAAGAGGATCAGTCCTTTTATGCTACGCCGAATGAAGTCGGATGTAGCGACCGAACTGCCAGAAAAAACAATAATTAATGAGTATATTAGTTTAACTCAGGAGCAGGGCGATCTTTACGAAACCATTCGTTTGACTATGTCCGAAGAGGTGCAGAAAGCGGTGATGCTGTCAGGCATTAAGCGAAACCGTCTGGCGATAAGTAATGCGTTACTGAAACTCAGGCAGGTATGTTGTCACCCTCAACTATTAAAACTCAGTCATAGTCATATTAGTCAGACAGAAGGTGTTACAGCATCGAATGATGAGAGTTTTCAGAGTGACGATGTGACTTCGTTTACTCAGGAAAGTGTCGAACAGGGGCTAACCGAATTTGCCACCGGCTCCGGTAAACTCAATTGGTTGGCAGATAAACTTCCCTCCATGCTTGCAGAAGGGCGCCGAATTCTTATTTTTTCCTCTTTTACCAGCATGTTAACCTTGATAGGTGAACTGTTGGAACAATTAGCCGTCACTTATGTGGAATTGACAGGTAAGAGCCGAGACCGTGCAAGTTTAGTCAAACGTTTTCAGCAACATGAAGTCCCCGTTTTCTTAATCAGTTTAAAGGCCGGCGGTGCTGGATTGAACCTTACCGCGGCCGATGTCGTTATTCACATGGATCCGTGGTGGAACCCGGCTGCAGAGCAGCAAGCGAGTGACCGAGCGCATCGTATAGGGCAAGATAAATCTGTATTTGTCTATAAGTTGATCTGTAAAGATACGGTGGAGGAGCGCATTCAGTTGTTACAGGAGTCTAAGCAGAGCCTTGCGCAGAGTATCTATCAGCAAGAGGGCGCAAGCGTGACTGAGATGAGTGGAGATGATTGGCTCGAACTGCTTAAACCAATCACCATAGATGAATCATAG
- a CDS encoding cytochrome b/b6 domain-containing protein, producing the protein MKNHNSDKSNNKRDNNAEKVTTYQVWDRPSRFFHWVNVLLVLSLVFVGLIMLFRKDLGIDALEAKIKLKELHVIIGYLFAANLLVRIIWGFIGNRYAKFSHNIPNIRAIKQYRTALKDGQNPQYVGHNPLGKLAVATIMLTLTLIMATGLFRAGTDIYYPPFGSAITQYIAADGVDATLIKPYDETGVDKSKLAEMKPVKSIAGKVHLYSVYFLMLLIGLHVAAVIQAERRHQPGIISAMFSGKKRIKGTVENED; encoded by the coding sequence ATGAAAAACCATAACAGTGACAAGAGCAATAACAAAAGAGATAACAACGCTGAAAAGGTCACAACTTACCAAGTCTGGGACAGGCCGAGTCGATTCTTTCACTGGGTGAATGTATTACTGGTGTTAAGCTTAGTTTTTGTCGGTTTGATCATGTTGTTTCGTAAAGATCTGGGCATAGATGCGCTTGAGGCCAAGATTAAACTGAAAGAGTTACATGTCATCATAGGTTACCTGTTCGCGGCTAATTTGTTGGTACGGATTATCTGGGGATTCATTGGGAATCGTTATGCTAAATTCTCTCATAACATACCCAACATTCGCGCCATCAAACAATACAGAACGGCACTTAAAGATGGTCAAAATCCACAGTATGTAGGACACAATCCTTTAGGTAAGCTTGCTGTTGCGACCATAATGTTGACGCTGACCTTGATCATGGCAACAGGCCTGTTCAGGGCCGGTACCGATATCTATTATCCTCCTTTCGGCTCCGCAATCACTCAGTATATTGCGGCCGATGGCGTCGATGCGACGTTAATTAAACCTTACGATGAGACTGGAGTAGATAAGAGTAAGCTTGCAGAGATGAAACCTGTTAAGAGTATCGCAGGTAAGGTTCATCTCTATAGTGTTTACTTTTTAATGCTCTTGATTGGGCTTCATGTTGCCGCCGTTATACAAGCAGAACGCCGTCATCAACCCGGGATAATCTCAGCGATGTTTTCCGGGAAGAAGCGTATAAAAGGAACTGTTGAGAATGAAGACTAG